The following are encoded in a window of Impatiens glandulifera chromosome 5, dImpGla2.1, whole genome shotgun sequence genomic DNA:
- the LOC124940599 gene encoding chromatin remodeling protein EBS-like yields MTKTSAVKRNLDSYTIRGTNTVVKVGDNVLLRSPESNTTPYVAQINKIQIDNRNNVTVQIRWYYRPEDSNGGRKLFHGEKELFLSDHYEFQSAYTVQGKCMVHSFKNYTKLERVGAKDYYCRFEYKAAIGLFLPFRVRVYCKCQIPENPDHFMVQCEECKNWYHPSCLGMTINQVKQLDEFICSSCNGEEDETSMKN; encoded by the exons ATGACCAAAACCAGTGCAGTCAAACGCAACCTAGACTCCTACACTATCAGAGGCACCAACACAGTCGTCAAAG TTGGAGACAATGTGCTGTTGCGATCACCGGAGAGCAATACTACTCCTTATGTGGCTCAGATTAACAAGATCCAGATAGACAATAGAAATAACGTGACAGTTCAGATAAGATGGTATTACAGGCCGGAGGATTCCAACGGAGGTCGTAAACTATTCCATGGTGAGAAAGAACTGTTCTTGTCTGACCACTATGAGTTTCAGAGTGCTTACACGGTTCAAGGTAAGTGTATGGTTCATTCTTTCAAGAATTACACCAAGCTAGAGAGGGTTGGAGCTAAGGATTACTATTGCCGATTTGAATACAAAGCTGCAATCGGTCTTTTTTTACCTTTTCGCGTCAGAGT GTATTGTAAATGCCAAATACCTGAGAACCCAGACCATTTTATGGTGCAGTGTGAGGAATGCAAAAACTG GTACCATCCTTCTTGTCTTGGTATGACTATAAATCAAGTAAAACAATTAGATGAGTTTATATGTTCCAGTTGTAATGGAGAGGAG GATGAAACTTCAATGAAGAATTAA